The sequence below is a genomic window from Humulus lupulus chromosome 3, drHumLupu1.1, whole genome shotgun sequence.
AGAGGGTGCAACGAGTCCTaattgacaatgggagctcggtgaatatcctctacAAGGACACTTtaaaaaagatgggactcgcgcttcgcgacctaaagccctgtgcaacgacgttgtacgacttttcaggagaatggattgcctgtatgggatccatcgaactcctcgtaaccttgggagacttcctagTCTctgcaaccaagatgatggagttcgtagtggtggatcttccattggcctacaacgtactgctcgggagatcCGCCCTAGTAAGGCTGGGGGAAGTTTCATTtgtaaggcatctagccatcATGTTCCCCACTTCTAGTGGCACCGAGACTTTAAAAGGggaccagctcgcaggaagggaatgGTACAACATTTTCGTTAGAGGGAAAAaatagacaagtgcacaaacacttgttaTAATTCAAAATAAGGACGGGACAATCTTCACaatagacgaagagatcgatccaagagtaGAAGAAATGGCTGATATCGAGCTGCtagaagagctcaaagaggtcAAGCTCAAAGAGGTCGATCCCCCGaaaactgtgaaggtggggaGAAACCTTTCAGAAgaaacaaagtagcaattaatctacttcctgaggaagaaccagaatgtctttgcatggtcgcattcggacatggtaggaataagtctgaATGTAATAAGCCATGCCcttaacattgacaagagctttcccccaaagcaacaaaaatgaagactcttggacgatgacaggaagaaagccctgaaggaagaggtcgatagGTTAAAGGCGAATCAATTTATACGAGACACCTTCTACCCTAATTGGGTCGCTAACCCAGTGTTGGTTCCAAATCATAACAAAACATGGTGAACTTGTATCGATTActctgacctcaataaggcatgtcctaaggactgctttcccctacctcggatcgaccagctcgtagatacCACAGCCGGGCatgacttatgtcattcatggatgcttattctggatataaccagatttccatgcatgacCCAGACCAAGAgaatacgagttttgtgacagataaagggttgtactgttacaatgtcataccgttcgggctcaagaatgctggagccacataccaacagctcataaacatgatgttctccgagcagataggtaataacatggaagtgtatgttgatgatatgttggttaaatctaaacataacaataaccatgtggacgacctcaaAGAGTGCTTCACCGTGCTatgaaaatataacatgaagctcaacccccagaagtgctcCTTTGGAGTGTCGTcggggaagtttctgggcttcattgTGAACGCGTGGGGTATAGAGGTTATTCCTGAAAAGATCCaagcgttaattgacatgccctcacctcaaaagcataaagacGTCCAAATCTTAAGTGGAAAGATGGTGACATTAAGTAGATTTACAATACAACAATTTTGAGTATATATTACAGTAAAAAATAACACTTATTAAAAAACGTTATTAATACAcgtttaattttttttcacaGCCAATTTAGGCGccaaataaaaaagaaagaagcGCCTAATGAAAATTTTGTCTAACCCATTTGCCTCCTCTGCCCGTCTCTTTCAGACTCGACTATCTTtccttctctcactctctctcacactATGTCTCTAATCCATTCAGCCGCTGGATCACCACGATCTGTAAGATTCTTGATGTCTCCCTCACGCGATTTTCGCTGCTCAGTCTCCCCCTTCTCCCTCATGCAAGTCTTGCTGCTCCTTCTCTAACTCCTCCTTCTCCCTCACGACATTTCTCCTGCTGGAAGCAAAAACCCAGGCAAGAGCACTATAACCTCGTTTGTCTATGTGAGGTGTTTTTTAATTTAAGATTgcaatttaatatcagataatcaCTGATTCGAAAGCTCGCTTGTAATGACGCTATCGAAATCGGACGTCCCATCGATATACTCGTTCTTGACCAATTCATTGAGTGGCGACGAAATCGTCCGCAAGCCAGCAGAGGAGGCTCTCTCTCAGTGCGAGGCTAGGCCCAGCTTTTGCTCTTATCTCATGGTGAGtactctctctcttttctttttaatcCAAGAAGGGACTAAAACAGTTTGCTTGGCCATCACTGAACAACCTCTTTCGTCCAGTGTGGTATTGCTGCCAACGGTCAAAAATCAAAAACCCTAACTCGGTGTTGGTGATTGCGTTTTGAGCCACGAACGAGGGGAGGTACTATACAGTGGATTGCGGAAACCCTATTATTTGGGGGAACCGAAGCTTTTCAAATTGAAGTTTTACGCAATGTAAGTTTCAAGCTTAATTCTTTTTATCGTTCATATTTTGGTTAAATTTTCTTCTGTAATTCAGTTACATTTATAAAGAGAgaatgcatttttttttattggaaTTCATAGTTTGATTATCATCTAGGAATAGAGATACGAATTTGAAACTTTTCTTTTTTACTgtaaattatgatttttaaatCGTATAAGCAAATGGTTGTTGATATCATGGGTTGTTTCTGATCTGTGGGATCAATTTGGATTTGTTTAGGGGAGCTGTTAAGTTGGAACTTCGTTGTCCCCAAACTGTTGAGGGAATTGCTGCCGACCCTGAACCTGATTGGAGCTTCGATGCTCTTTTAACAGAGCTTAATGCATTGGAAACAAAACTTAGTAGCTCTTCCAAAGTCCCAATGCCATTCACTAAAGTGCAATCGCGGTAAGTATGTATGTGTGTGATTTAGATAACTACTTGGTGCATGTGTGTTTTTTTGTTTAACTAAGCGTTCAGTTGTAAATTTTGTATAGTCAATTTTCAAATGTGAAGAGCGTAGAAAGAAGTTCTAGGCCATTTGTAATGCGTGTCCTCGATGATGAGGTGGATGAAATTGACAATGCATATGAGGAAGCTCAAAATAGAAGCTCCCTTTCTGCTAATCGGTTTAATTTTAACGATCTTTATGTTAGGTATGCATTTAACTGGCCTTGATTGTTTTTCTTTACTTATATTCCATGTTTTTATCAATTCAAGTTTTGCATCCCTATTCTGTCATCGAAAGATTTATTCAGCTACTGTGTATTCATGACAGACTTCTATGATATATCTATGTTATGTTTTATCACATTGACTGTTAGAGATCTCACTAGTTTCTATTATTACTttgtattttcttgatttatctcTTAGTGATGATGACGACTCTGAGAATGAGTCAGCTCTTGAAATTTAGCCATACTTGATGGAGGAAACAGGATTGGTGGAAGGAGGTTTGATGGAGCTAACCAGTGAACATCAGCTTGGGGTCAGGGTCTGTAGCTATCTAGTGGATGATGTTTCGTCTGATGTAGAATTTGTGCATAATTTTTGTTGCAAAATGTTTAATTATTCAATTAGTATTATGAATAACTAGGGCACATATCTCATGAATAGCTTATCTCATACCTTGGCTACATGCTGGAGCTCCAGGGTTTCCCTGCAAATTTTTCTTCTTATTGTGGTCGTAGAATTCCCTTCTTGGTGCATGACAATATTAATTGGCTCAATAACAGGAGGAGATTAGGAACAAAATTTGTACAATAGAGTCAGATCTGATGAGTGAAAATGAAAAGGTTTCTTCTGCATTTCTTTGAGTTAATAAGTATGGAGAAGCAAGGCGTGAAAATGAGAGAAAGCTTGATATCCAATATCAACGAAAAATGTAAGACTACAATTCCTTTGTTAATAatgttgtattgttttttttcctCCCCTCATTGAAGTGCTCATGCTTTTGATATTTTTTCTCCCTGGAATTTTAATGATTTCTcatctccttcttcttttttattgtttAAGTCAGATTTGGACTTTCTGTTTTCTAATTTTTGGGTCATCATCTGTAGTGCTGAAGCACTTGACAATCACTTGACT
It includes:
- the LOC133821624 gene encoding mRNA export factor GLE1-like — its product is MGAVKLELRCPQTVEGIAADPEPDWSFDALLTELNALETKLSSSSKVPMPFTKVQSRQFSNVKSVERSSRPFVMRVLDDEVDEIDNAYEEAQNRSSLSANRFNFNDLYVSDDDDSENESALEI